One genomic segment of Rivularia sp. PCC 7116 includes these proteins:
- a CDS encoding glycosyltransferase family 4 protein, whose translation MIISKHKSKFLNKKECLTKKLLVIPGYCNVLGGTTVSLLMLAKGFALCGLLENLCVVMHKDSFMEKYFRDAGLDNCIKLIAAANPNKFLQKALQWVGKQPQEFPLLLDNCVWRNYLPILTLAAPSIRLSRRKLYHFCHDLALSYNHIGYIARKIAFASLYPGAICNSQFTAEHIRGLMPDIRGILYQPVDFEKFNADSNTTIPDNLQPIIDSGARIILTPSRINKPKIVNDKNLRALIPVLANLKAMGENYQAVIIGEDKSPEMIYSRDLRESAMDAGVEDCFTILPPVLNIEDYYRHADIVVTLAPREPFGRTVVEAIACGVPVVGSNTGGINEILQNFAPSWTVNPDDSVAVAKTIINVAKNSLTKEILFEGKNWVKNQCSLENYAQSMMQLTGLV comes from the coding sequence ATGATTATTTCAAAGCATAAAAGTAAGTTTTTGAATAAAAAAGAATGTTTAACAAAAAAACTTTTGGTTATACCGGGATACTGCAACGTTTTAGGAGGTACTACTGTTAGTTTATTAATGTTGGCTAAAGGATTTGCGCTTTGCGGATTGTTAGAAAACTTGTGCGTTGTCATGCACAAAGATTCTTTTATGGAGAAATATTTTCGGGATGCGGGTTTAGATAATTGTATAAAATTAATTGCTGCTGCTAATCCGAATAAATTTTTACAGAAAGCATTGCAATGGGTAGGGAAACAGCCGCAGGAATTTCCTTTACTGTTAGATAATTGTGTCTGGCGAAATTATTTACCTATATTAACTTTGGCTGCTCCTTCTATTCGTTTAAGTCGCCGCAAACTTTATCATTTTTGTCACGATTTAGCTCTTTCGTACAATCATATAGGTTATATTGCCAGAAAAATTGCTTTTGCAAGTCTTTATCCCGGTGCTATTTGCAATTCACAATTTACCGCAGAACATATTCGTGGTTTAATGCCAGATATCAGAGGAATTCTGTATCAACCGGTAGATTTTGAGAAATTCAACGCTGATTCTAATACCACTATTCCCGATAATTTACAGCCTATTATAGATTCCGGAGCGCGAATAATCCTTACTCCTTCACGGATAAATAAACCAAAAATTGTCAACGATAAAAATCTGAGAGCATTAATTCCGGTACTAGCAAATTTAAAAGCAATGGGTGAAAATTATCAAGCAGTAATAATCGGAGAAGATAAATCTCCTGAAATGATTTACAGTCGCGATTTACGAGAAAGTGCAATGGATGCAGGAGTTGAAGACTGTTTCACAATTTTACCTCCCGTCTTGAATATCGAAGATTATTACAGACATGCAGATATAGTTGTCACTCTCGCACCTAGAGAGCCTTTTGGGCGCACGGTTGTAGAAGCAATCGCTTGTGGCGTGCCGGTGGTTGGTAGCAATACTGGTGGCATTAATGAAATTTTACAGAATTTTGCTCCTAGTTGGACTGTTAATCCTGACGATTCAGTTGCAGTTGCCAAAACTATTATTAATGTTGCTAAAAATTCGCTGACTAAAGAAATTTTATTCGAGGGCAAAAATTGGGTTAAAAATCAGTGTAGTTTGGAAAACTATGCTCAAAGTATGATGCAACTTACAGGTTTAGTTTAG
- a CDS encoding glycosyltransferase, producing the protein MIKKPLVSVIIGNYNYGRFIAEAIDSVLSQTYKNFELIVVDDGSTDNSREIIESYGDKLIAIFQENGGQGVAFNSGFAVAKGEIICFLDADDYYYPEKIAKVVAAFDKNPSLVQISHCRTSVDADGKIIGRDPTFFNQGDVTHLLLKWGRYAWAVTSALAYKRWVLEKVLPFPQRPRGGDTYLTATVPFYGNVGYIKEPLMFYRHHGNNMNAGTNNLQHLIEQREDTAKCINETASKLGLIERFDIQHDADYRSLKVMVRKSVSPKEAIKIFWITLFESISLGHSIKDTIERFVRRGMCSLFPNEAKIYLRLKLRRYLRFKLMRLNPLASKLYVVDSLGAQRKT; encoded by the coding sequence ATGATAAAAAAACCTTTAGTTAGCGTAATTATTGGTAACTATAATTACGGTAGGTTTATTGCTGAAGCGATTGATAGCGTTTTAAGTCAAACTTACAAAAATTTTGAGTTAATAGTTGTAGATGATGGTTCAACTGATAATTCACGAGAGATTATAGAAAGTTATGGAGATAAATTAATTGCGATATTTCAAGAAAATGGGGGACAAGGTGTTGCTTTTAATAGCGGGTTTGCTGTTGCTAAAGGTGAAATTATTTGTTTTTTAGATGCTGATGATTATTACTATCCAGAAAAAATCGCAAAAGTTGTTGCAGCCTTTGATAAAAATCCTAGTTTGGTACAAATTTCTCACTGTCGTACTTCGGTTGATGCTGATGGAAAAATTATTGGACGAGATCCAACTTTTTTCAATCAAGGGGATGTCACTCATCTATTACTAAAATGGGGTAGATATGCTTGGGCTGTGACTTCAGCTTTAGCCTATAAACGTTGGGTTTTAGAAAAAGTTTTACCTTTTCCTCAACGCCCTCGTGGTGGTGATACTTATTTAACTGCTACGGTGCCTTTTTATGGAAATGTTGGATATATCAAAGAACCTTTGATGTTTTATCGCCATCATGGTAACAATATGAATGCAGGAACTAATAATTTACAGCATTTAATTGAACAAAGGGAAGATACAGCAAAATGTATCAATGAAACTGCTAGCAAGTTGGGATTAATAGAGCGTTTTGATATTCAGCATGATGCCGACTATCGTAGTTTGAAAGTAATGGTTCGGAAATCTGTTTCTCCGAAAGAAGCTATTAAGATATTTTGGATAACTTTGTTTGAAAGTATTTCTCTAGGACATAGTATAAAAGATACTATTGAAAGATTTGTGAGGAGGGGTATGTGTAGTTTATTTCCTAATGAAGCGAAAATATATTTACGTTTAAAGCTGCGGCGTTATCTTCGTTTTAAATTAATGAGATTAAATCCCTTGGCATCGAAATTATATGTTGTTGACAGCCTCGGGGCACAGAGGAAAACGTAA
- a CDS encoding glycosyltransferase family 4 protein produces MNKVIFFSGAKPPQTGGEFYNYQLSQYLETIDWKHEYVSLHQKKHYIRLSKIPIFGNLLVSVIFAFILFKYRGYLVEDHYFSKYLWLTNFIRRFFCKDKIIVIVHLFYGYDSSDRFVIRKVLNGMIEKIRLSLADLIITSSEYSKNEIVSVGINPDLIHVLSPGLDRDKFNLSFNLPSSSHELNHRNSKKILCVGNYVPRKGIIYLIKALSQIQYKEFTLDLVGNRKDNSRYYNLLANAVEKLKLTECVVFHDGSDQENLKKLYASADIFVLPSLKETFGIVFLEAMHYGLPIITTNVSAMPELVEQGKNGILVPPADSQALAQAIKTLIEQPNLIQQMGEAGRKKVADSYYWEHTCSRFVSIIEKMN; encoded by the coding sequence ATGAATAAAGTAATTTTTTTCAGCGGTGCAAAACCTCCGCAAACAGGGGGAGAATTTTATAACTATCAACTCTCTCAATATTTAGAAACAATTGACTGGAAGCATGAATATGTGAGTTTACATCAGAAAAAGCATTATATTAGACTTAGCAAAATTCCAATTTTTGGTAATTTATTAGTTTCTGTTATTTTTGCATTTATTTTGTTTAAATATAGAGGATATTTAGTAGAAGACCATTATTTTAGTAAATATCTATGGTTGACGAATTTTATTCGCCGATTTTTTTGTAAAGATAAAATTATCGTTATAGTTCATCTTTTTTATGGCTACGATAGCAGCGATAGATTCGTAATCAGAAAAGTTCTCAATGGCATGATAGAAAAAATTAGATTATCTCTAGCTGATTTAATTATCACTAGCAGCGAATATTCTAAAAATGAAATAGTTTCTGTGGGAATTAATCCCGATTTGATTCATGTTCTATCGCCAGGGCTTGATAGAGATAAATTTAATCTTTCATTCAATCTTCCATCGTCGTCTCATGAATTAAATCATAGAAATAGCAAAAAGATTTTATGTGTAGGCAACTATGTTCCTAGAAAAGGCATTATTTACTTGATAAAAGCTTTATCTCAGATACAATACAAAGAATTCACTCTCGATTTAGTCGGAAATCGCAAAGATAATTCCAGGTACTATAATCTATTAGCTAATGCTGTAGAAAAACTAAAATTAACAGAATGCGTTGTGTTTCATGATGGTTCCGATCAAGAAAACCTCAAAAAATTGTATGCTTCTGCCGATATTTTTGTTCTACCTTCTTTAAAAGAAACTTTTGGCATTGTTTTCCTAGAGGCTATGCACTATGGATTACCTATAATTACAACTAATGTTTCCGCAATGCCAGAATTAGTAGAGCAAGGTAAAAATGGTATTTTAGTCCCACCTGCCGATTCTCAAGCTTTAGCACAAGCTATTAAAACATTAATTGAACAACCAAATTTAATTCAACAAATGGGAGAAGCCGGACGAAAAAAAGTTGCAGATTCTTATTATTGGGAGCATACTTGTTCTAGGTTTGTATCTATTATTGAGAAGATGAATTAA
- a CDS encoding glycosyltransferase family 4 protein: protein MQNLSLINSVVKEETYSPDILVVSRTFLPKEGGIEEYVYNRCLQNPRRVIMLAAAFSGYENFDKNQLFPVHRWHLPKIPRLFGLGAIIKQILNMFWSFVLATKLYFRYRYSYIEWGHGYDFPSILLLSYILPIKFFIYVHGNDILCPLRNPLLKKLFELTLQRSAGIVCNSSFTQNYLKEKFSFDTSTYIINPIIRTEKFGDRAKNQQYIKKSRLKIREKYNIPEDAIVILSVGRLVKRKGFGLVIDNLHHLLNQGLDVRYIICGRGEMQPQLEQKVSQLQLTEKVDFAGFVADANLAEYYAASDIFAMPTFYDAQSASIEGFGIVYAEAGYFGKPVIASRIGGVEDAVHHEENGLLVNPDSPEEISQALTRLCKDKELREKLGSKGIELANRKTPHSILYS from the coding sequence ATGCAAAATCTATCATTGATTAACTCTGTAGTTAAAGAAGAAACTTATTCACCAGATATTTTGGTTGTTTCCCGGACTTTTTTACCGAAAGAAGGTGGAATTGAAGAGTATGTATATAACCGCTGCCTGCAAAATCCTCGAAGAGTAATTATGTTAGCTGCGGCTTTTTCTGGTTATGAAAATTTCGATAAAAATCAACTATTCCCCGTGCATCGTTGGCATTTACCGAAAATACCCCGCTTATTTGGTTTGGGAGCAATAATTAAACAAATTCTCAATATGTTTTGGTCATTTGTTTTAGCTACAAAACTATACTTCCGCTATCGGTATAGTTATATTGAATGGGGGCATGGTTACGATTTTCCTTCGATTTTACTTTTAAGTTATATATTACCTATTAAGTTTTTTATCTACGTACATGGCAATGATATTCTTTGCCCTTTACGCAATCCTTTATTAAAAAAATTATTTGAATTAACTTTGCAGCGTAGCGCCGGTATTGTTTGCAATAGTTCTTTTACACAAAATTATCTCAAGGAGAAATTCAGTTTTGATACTTCTACTTATATTATTAATCCTATAATTAGAACGGAAAAATTCGGCGATCGCGCAAAAAATCAGCAGTATATTAAAAAGTCGCGGTTAAAAATTCGTGAGAAGTACAATATCCCCGAAGATGCCATAGTTATTCTTTCCGTGGGAAGATTGGTAAAACGCAAAGGTTTTGGATTAGTAATTGATAATTTGCATCATCTTTTAAATCAAGGCTTAGATGTGCGCTATATCATTTGTGGCAGAGGCGAAATGCAGCCTCAGCTCGAACAAAAAGTTTCTCAATTACAGCTTACAGAAAAAGTCGATTTTGCCGGATTCGTAGCCGATGCAAATTTAGCCGAATATTATGCAGCTAGCGACATCTTCGCCATGCCGACATTTTATGATGCTCAAAGTGCCAGTATAGAAGGATTTGGCATAGTCTACGCCGAAGCTGGTTATTTTGGTAAACCAGTAATTGCTTCTCGTATCGGTGGTGTGGAAGATGCAGTACATCACGAAGAAAACGGTTTATTAGTAAATCCCGATTCTCCAGAAGAAATTTCCCAAGCACTCACTCGCTTGTGTAAAGACAAGGAGTTACGGGAAAAATTAGGAAGCAAAGGAATAGAGTTAGCCAACCGCAAAACTCCTCACTCTATTCTTTACAGTTAA